Within the Paraburkholderia flagellata genome, the region CGGTCAGCGCCGCGTATTACGCGCCGCGTGGCCAGCGCGGTGTGGGTATTTCCCGCGGCTCGTCCTACGGTGCCCAACTGCGCACCATCGCAGAGCATGCGCACGAGCGGACCTGCGTGGTGGTGCAGATCGAAACGTTCGCCGGGGTGAGAAACGCCGCGCGGATTGCGAGCGTGCCGGGGATCGACGCGGTCTTCATCGGCCCCTTCGACCTTGCCCAGAGCCTGCTCGCGCTGCCCGAGTCGGAGCGTCCCAGCCTCGACGAGGCCATTGCGTCGATCAAGGAAGCTTGCGACGCAGTGGGATGCAGCGTCGGGATATTTCGCCCCGACGACTCCGACCGACACAAGTGGAGCGGTTATCCGCTGCTCATCGTCGGGACCGATGTCACGTTTTTGCAAATGGGCATCCGGTCGTCAAGGTCGGCTCAGCATGCTTGAGCTTATATCGCGCCGCCGCAGGCTGTGGTGCAAATTACGAGCACGAGCGAAAAACGACGTGTTCACGATTGCACCGTCATGCTGAAAGAACTGCCTTCCAAACAGCGGTCGCAGTGGTGTCTTTGAGGCGCAACCGTGCGAGGTTGAACTGGCTTTTACGAATGCGATGCATCAACCCCGACGCCCGATATCGTAATGGCCGCATTCCTGAAGTGTTTGAGGCCGAGCATTGCATTGACCCGGAACTTGATGTTGCGATGATCCGGCTCGAACAAATTGTTCAAATCCCCAGCGCATGATCGTGGTGCGCGCCAGCGACAGCCCGCGCGCGGTCATTATTTCAACGAGGTCTCGAAGGCTGAGCTTGCAACGCAGGTACCAACGCACACACAGGACGATGACTTCGCGGCCAAAGTGGCGGCCGGTGAACAGCCTGTCGATGTCTCCCAGCTAACTCATAGCCTGCTCGCGCTCGTCAAAACCCGAGCTTAACCTACCGGTGGCTCGATTTGCACCGGAGCCCCGCAGTTTATCCTCCTTCAGAGTAGCGAATTCCAGGGAGCATACGCGTTCGGTGTTGGCGAATTCTCGTGACCGGTAAAATATTGGTTTTTCCCCGGAATGAACCGAACCCCTGGCATCACGGAGAATCGGGCCACTACCGGTTAACAGCAAACGGAGCAGGTGCGATAGTACAGGCAAGACAACACCGCACGTAGGAGCAACGCGCCGCGCACGTAAAGGCGAAGATTGAGGCTTTGCGTCCGGGAGAAGCTGGTGTGCGGTGCATGGAAGACCGCATTCAGCGATCTCGACGCGCTCGACAGGCGAAGCATGGCGGGTATCCAGGCTGCATTCGGCGGCATCTGTCCGTCGTTCGGGGAGACGGTGCTGTCCTTCAGCGGCGAGAAGGACGCCGTCGCGAATGCCCTGCTGGCGTGGCAGGACGCGATGGAAAATGAAGGCAAGCTCGGCAAGCAATCGTCGACGGGTGAACACGTATCCTTCTATGAACAGGAAGACTCGTGACGGTTCGTAGTGACCCTGGCCCAGAAAACCGTCTCATTTGAAACTGGAAAATTCCGGCATGGTGTTGATACCTCGGCCAGGAGGTCATGCCGTGAAGAAGAGCAAATTCACCGACGAGCAGATTGCCTGCGCATTGAAGCAGGTCACTGCTTAGCACGTTGGCGTTCACGCATTCCGGCCGACCAATGGCGACGACAGCCAGATGAGCCATTAGTTGGCTCGCGGCACCGCTCCTAAACGCGCACAATTCGCATGTGACGTGCAATGACGTTGCACATGCAACGTCATTTGCTGACCCGCGCCGCACGACAAGGCCATTGTGTAGCGTGTACTGCCGGTGATTTTTTCCTGACCACGACACGCGTTAGGTGTGCCCCAGTCGGAACACTTCCAGGCGGATTTTATTCCAATTCAGGCATGATCGAATATGAAATTTGATCTGTGTATCAATCTATCGAAGATGACGTAAACGCATGCGACGATATCGTATGCCTTTTTTCCTTTGAATGAAAAATGAAGAGACCAACTCCAGAACAACGGCGTGAGCTTGGCGCGTTCCTTTCGAGCCGTCGCGCCAGATTGAAGCCCGCAGAATATGGTTTGCCGGATGGTCCACGTCGCACTCCCGGCTTGCGACGAGAGGAAGTTGCGGTGCTGGCAGGCGTAAGCGTAAGCTGGTACACCTGGCTCGAGCAAGGGCGCGACATTCAACCGTCCGCTGACGCGTTGCGAAGGATTTCCAGCGTGCTCAAGCTCGATAGCATCGGATCGGCTCATCTGTTTGCGCTGTCCTCGCGTGAACTCTCACAGGTACCGACCGGTGGCGGCGTAAGCGAAGGCCTGGAACTGCTGGTTCGATCGATCAACGTGCCCGCTTACGTCCGTAACACCCGCCTTGACATCCTTGCCTGGAACGACGCGATCGCAGACCTGTTTGTCGACTATGGTTCCTTGCAGCCGCATGAACGCAATACTTTGCGCCTGCTGTTCTTGTACAAGCCGTATAGAACGCTGATTCTCGACTGGGAGCAGATGACCCGGGGCATGATCTCCGCATTTCGCGCTGCTCGCGCCCAGTCACAGGACAAAGCACCGTTTGACAGCCTAGTTGATGAACTTACGGAGCTAAGTCCCGAGTTTCGTGCCTGGTGGCAAGATATCGATGTCAAGGGGTTCGACGAAGGCGACAAACGACTTCGCCATCCAAATGGCGGCCACATCGAATTTACCTACATCGCGCTGACGCCGACGGGCAGACCCGACCTGTCGGTCGTCACGTACATCCCCCGACACTCTGCCAGTGACTCCGACTCATAGGATCACAAGACGCCTTCTTCGCCCGATTTGATTTGCCTAAAGTGACGTCACTGCAGCGACTTTCCCACTGCTTTTAACGTCACTTCACAGAGGCAAACATGTCGAACTTGAACATCCCCTTTACCGTCGGCGCAACTTCGCGTAACCCCGCAACTGACGAAGTCATTGCCCATTATGGGTTCCAGACTGCGGACGAAGTCGAACGCATGCTTGAGGACAATGCCGCGGCCTTCCGGCTGTGGCGCGCCACCCCGATGGCCGTGCGGGTCGCGACCTACCGACGTCTGTCTGCCACGTTGCGTGATCGCTCGGAAGCGCTTGCATCCGTGATCACCTCTGAGATGGGCAAAACGCTTGCAGCCGCACGAGCGGAGGTTGAAAAGTGTGCTGCGGCGATCGACTGGATCGCTGAGCACGGTCCTGCCTTTCTGGCCGACGAGCCGGCTCCGGTCGAGGGTGACGAGGTGCACATCTCGTATTTGCCGATCGGCTCAATCCTCGCGGTCATGCCGTGGAACTTCCCGCTGTGGCAGGTAATTCGCGCCGCAGCTCCGATCATGCTGTCGGGCAATGGCTTTATCCTCAAGCACGCACCCAACGTGATGGGTTCGGCATTTGCATTGCAAGAGGCTTTCGAAGTCGCAGGCTTCCCAATTGGCCTCTTTGTGAATCTGAATGCCGACAACGAGACGGTTGCTCGTGTGATCGAAGACCCCCGTGTCGCGGCAGTCACCCTGACGGGCAGTATGCGTGCGGGTGCAGCCGTCGCCTCCACGGCGGGCCGCGCGCTCAAGAAAACGCTTCTGGAACTCGGCGGAGCTGACGCCTTCATCGTGCTCGCCGATGCCAATATCGACCTTGCCGTCAAAGCTGCGATCGAGGCACGGTTTCAAAATGCCGGCCAGGTCTGTCTTGCCGCAAAGCGCTTCATTGTCGAACGACCTATCGCCGAGGAGTTCACCCGCAAGTTTGTCGCAGCAGTTCGGCAGATTATAGCCGGTGATCCGCGCGACCCCGCGAGTATTATTGGACCAATGGCGCGCGCCGATCTGCGCGACGAACTGCACCTTCAGGTCGAACGCACAATCGAGGCAGGTGCGACGCTGCTTCTCGGTGGCAGAAAGGTCGAAGGTGTTGGCAATTACTATGAGCCGACCGTAATTGCGGATGTCGTGCCGGGTATGGCCGCATTCGATGAAGAGACTTTTGGTCCGGTTGCCGCAGTCACCGTGGCCGATAACGTCAACCACGCGATTGAACTCGCCAATACGAGCGACTACGGGCTTGGTGGAAGCCTCTGGACCCGCGATGTCGCACGTGCCCAGCGAATCGCGCGTCGCCTTGAAACGGGGGGCGTATTCATCAACGGTTTCTCCGCTTCGAACCCGCGCATCCCTGTCGGCGGCGTCAAGAAGAGCGGATACGGACGGGAGCTTTCGCATTTTGGTCTGCGCGAGTTCACCAACGCTCAAGCTGTGTGGGCTAAAACAGTCGACTGATTCGTGTATCTCGACATTCCTGAGCAAATTTGCGTCACCAATCTGGAGATCCGATTATGAAAACGGCATCCGTTAGTTCCGTACTGAACCCAGTTACTATCGGCAATCTGCAACTGAAGAATCGCATTGTCATGGCGCCGATGACTCGCAGCCGCTCCGACGATGCAGGCGTGCCACCCGACTACGCGGCTGACTATTATGCGCAACGTGCCGGCGCCGGTCTGATTATCACTGAAGCGACCAACATCTCGGCGCAGGCTCGCGGTTATCCTCGCACGCCGGGAATCTGGACCGAAGAGCAGGTCGCTGCCTGGAAGCGCGTCACTGACGCCGTCCATCGACGCGAAGGGAAAATCTTCCTGCAGCTCTGGCATACAGGACGCATGTCCCACCCTGACATGCACAATGGCGGGTTGCCCGTCGCACCTTCCGCCATCCGGCCGCGGGGCCAGATACGCGTGCACGATGGCATGAAGGACTTCGTCACTCCCCGCGAGCTGCATGCTGAGGAGATCCCGCGGATTGTTGAAGATTATCGCCATGCTGCCGCAAACGCGAAGCTTGCGGGCTTCGACGGGGTCGAAATTCACTCTGCCAACAACTACCTGCTTGAGCAGTTTGTTCGTGACAGTACCAATCACCGTACGGATGAGTACGGTGGTTCGATCGAGAACCGGCTGCGCTTCCCGTTGGCGGTCACCAAAGCCGTAATCGAAGTTTGGGGTAGCGAACGCGTGGGTATCCGCATCTCGCCAGTGACCACGTCGCCGGGAGAGACGCCGCCTGATAGCGACACCACGGCGACCTTCGGAGCGTACGTGGACGCTTTGTCGGAGCTGCGACTGCTCTATATCCACGACATCGAAGGCGAGACCCAGTTGAGCCGGGAAACAGACAGGGCAGTCAGCTTCGCAGCGCTGCGTAGCCGATTCAAAGGCGCGTACATCGCAAACAATCAGTACACACTTAGCTTGGCTGAAGAAACGCTGGCGGCAGGCAACGCCGATCTGTTCAGTATCGGCCGCCCCTTTATCGCCAATCCGGACCTCGTTGATCGCCTTCGCGTGGGCGCTCGCCTCGTAGAAGCGCCCAAACAATACTGGTATGGCGGCGATTCGACCGGTTACTCAGACTGGCCTGATATGCATCGTTCGGCTATCGAGGCTTGAGCAATCCGAAATATCTGCCGATCGCGTCGAAGACACGTACTCAATCATTCTGCATTCCTGGAGTCTGCAATGAAAATTATGAAAAATATTCGCCGCATTGCCACTGCCGTAGCCTTCAGCGCAACGGGACTTGCCGCGCAGGCCGCTATGGCCTCTCCCGTCAAAAACGTCGTGCTGGTCCACGGGTACTTTGCCGATGGATCCGGGTGGCAAGCCGTATCCGAGATCCTGACCCGGGACGGCTATAAGGTCTCAGTGGTCCAAATGCCTGAGACTTCATTTAAGGACGATATCGCCGCGACAAAACGGATCGTCGACGCTCAGGACGGCCCGACTATTCTCGTAGGTCACAGTTATGGCGGAGCAGTGATCACCGAGGCGGGCAACGATGCTCGTGTTGCAGGTCTCGTGTACGTCGCCGCTTTTCAACCGGAGGCCGGCGAAAGCCTGCACAGCCTGACTGAGAAGATGCCCGCGACGACGAAGGCGATCAAGTCGACCCGCGATGGCCACTTATATCTCGAGCCTTCACACTTCAGGGCCGACTTTGCCGCTGACGTGCCGGAGGCTGAGACTGCGTTTATGGCAAGCTCACAGGTTATGCCGGCTGTCGAGTCGTTCACCGCGCCAGTAACGCAGCCTGCCTGGAGAGCAAGACCGAGTTGGGCCATCGTCGCTAGCGCGGATCGAACCGTAAATCCGAACCTCGAACGCTGGATGGCCAAGCGAGCGAATAGCGCGATCGTTGAAGTTGCGTCGAGCCATGCAGCTTACCTTTCCCATCCATCCGACGTGGCTGGAGTGATCGAACGCGCAGCCACCGAGACTGGCAACCGATGAGTGCATTTGCCCGGACTTCTCTCGCGAGGTTAATAAACAACTGGTCAACTCGGTGTTTAGATTCCTGCGCGCGAAAGCAGACACATTTCGAACCTCCCGCGACATCGGAAAGAGCATCATCGACGTCGGCCTAAACGAGGTGTTGGCGGAGTCCGGGCTCCGTCAAGTCCAGACTCTACGCGTATCTGTTTTACGCAATGACGCGAACTTTGCTGCCGCTCTTCGGGCGATAAATCGTTATCTTAAGGACTCTAGATTTCACTACCCTGGCAAGGTACGCTAGCCGGACTAGCGGACAAATTAGCGCTTATATGGAGTCCGCTCGCTGAGATAGAGCTTATGCCGCTCGGAAATCGTGGAGATCTCGCCTTCGGCGAACAGTTTCTCGCGGCCGTAGGCGCGAGCCGGCGCTGATAGACGGTATTTCACCTCCGAGCCTTCGAATTGAATCTCGATGAGTGATTTGTCGACCAGTTCGCCGACACAATCCATCACGGCTTCATTGGTAAGCGTGGCATCGCGTACGATTGTGCACGCCGCCTCCAGGCTGAACGCGCGATTGAACACGCTCAGACGCCTGAATACGATTCGCTCGGCGGTATCGAGCATCTCGAAGCTCCAGTCAAATGTGGCCCGCAAGGTCCGATGTCTGGGCTGGGCGGTGCGATAGCCGCCGGCAAGATAGAGCAGAGGTTCGTCGAGGCCCTCACAGATGCCTGTCAGACCGAGTACGGAAGCTCGTCCGGCCGCCAGTTCAAGCGCGAGCGGTATGCCCTCAAGACGTCGGCATATCTCTTCGACGACTCGGAGTCGTTCGTCGCTTACGTCGGCATGCACGCCGTTCGAGAAGAACCGTGTCAAGAAGAGACTGATTGACGGGGAGCGGAGCATGGCGTCCCGGCAGTCGGCAGCGTAGGGGAGTGAGAGCGGGCCGACACGATAGACGGCTTCGTGAGGCACACGTAGACGGAACCGGCTGGTGATGAGAATCCGGACTTGGGGATTGGCATGGCTGATCATCCCGACGAGTTTGGCGACGTGCTCAACGACATGCTCGGCGTTGTCGATGACGAGCACACCGCGCATGCTGGCCAGCGCACTCGCCACGCTGCGCAGGTCCGGATTTACCTCGGTAAAGGGGCGGTCGCAGACGTCCGCGAACGCACGGACGACAGCACTTTGCGTGCCGTGCGCGACGAATTCGACAAGGCGGACGTCGACAGCCTGTTCCGCAGCGAGCCGGTGCGCGATTTCCATTGCGATTCTCGTCTTGCCGATGCCGCCTGCGCCGACGAGCGTCACGACGCGAGTCGAGTCGATCATCGAACGTATTTCAGCGATTGCGGCTTCACGCCCGAACAACGTTTCGCGTACGGGCAGGCAATCGGGCTCGGGTGTTGCCCCAAATCCGTGTTGCGACGACGGCATGATCGGCGTTTCGGGCACAGCCGCAGCAAGTTGATAGCCACGCCCCGGTACAGTTTGTATCAGATTGCGGTCCGTGCCCAGTGCCTTGCGGATCGCTGAAAGCTGTACATCGATGTTGTTTTCCTTGACGATCGTGTCGGGCCAGGCCGCCTCCAAGAGTTCTCTTTTGGAGACAATACGTCCTTCCGCCAAGGCCATGGTGGCGAGAACATCGAAGGCGCGCGATCCGAGACTCACCACATTGCCGCCGCGGCGTAGCGCCCTTACGCGGAGGTCCAGCTCGCATTCGCCAACCTGAATGACGGGTGCGTGGGGATTGATCGATCGGGAGTCTGCTATCGGGTGATTCATGTCTGTTCAGCCGACTATGCGGCGATGTGTTGCTGCTAAGGATTCGCAACGGCGAGTATTCGAGTATTACGCTCGTCCCGTTAGTGAGCTGTGAGAAAAGAGGTGTAGACATGCACTTTATGCATTCTCGCTGCACGGGAATGAGATCGCCTATTCGATTACTGCAAAGCCAGTACGGTTTGTGCAGAATGGAACCTCTAAATTTAATTCCCGCTGCAGTTCAGTCCTGAATTTGGCAGTCCGGAAACCAGGGAACGGAAGAAAGGTGACCCCCTGGGTAGCCTGTGATGACTTTGCAGACGGAATTTCCATCATTGAGCGTCGAGCAAAATGCCATATAGTTTCGCGATGGGGCGTTCTGGGCGTCAGTAAGTGTGACCGCGATTTTACGTAGAGCGCACGGGCATAACGCTGGCGCGCGCAATTGAGCGGTTGCGTATCGAACGTTCGTGCAATTTGATCGAGTCGCGGCGCATCTCGATCAAGGCCGTTTCTGTGCAACGCGGATTCTCTTCCGAGGAGGTCATGCGGCGCAGTTTCATGCGAAGCTTGTATGTCGGCCCGGCCGACTATCGAAAGCGATTTTTCGCGTTTCAGACCTAATTGTTTTGACGGGCGTCCTGGTAGTCGGTTTCCGGTGGCATCATGTACCGCCCCGCATTGGAACATTTGCCAGAAGTCGCTGTCTATTGTGAATCCCTAACGCTGTACCGGTTTGAGTTTTTAAACCAAGCCGTCTCGCTGAGCGAGCCACCCCTCAAATTCACACCCATTTGACA harbors:
- a CDS encoding HpcH/HpaI aldolase family protein yields the protein MLKNLKEAVRNRDRLVGCFVSIPHPAAVEACATDDVDLVCLDAEHASIGRETMEHMLRAAECRHVPALVRVPGATSGWIGWALDAGAQGVVVPHVETEDDARQAVSAAYYAPRGQRGVGISRGSSYGAQLRTIAEHAHERTCVVVQIETFAGVRNAARIASVPGIDAVFIGPFDLAQSLLALPESERPSLDEAIASIKEACDAVGCSVGIFRPDDSDRHKWSGYPLLIVGTDVTFLQMGIRSSRSAQHA
- a CDS encoding helix-turn-helix transcriptional regulator codes for the protein MKRPTPEQRRELGAFLSSRRARLKPAEYGLPDGPRRTPGLRREEVAVLAGVSVSWYTWLEQGRDIQPSADALRRISSVLKLDSIGSAHLFALSSRELSQVPTGGGVSEGLELLVRSINVPAYVRNTRLDILAWNDAIADLFVDYGSLQPHERNTLRLLFLYKPYRTLILDWEQMTRGMISAFRAARAQSQDKAPFDSLVDELTELSPEFRAWWQDIDVKGFDEGDKRLRHPNGGHIEFTYIALTPTGRPDLSVVTYIPRHSASDSDS
- a CDS encoding NAD-dependent succinate-semialdehyde dehydrogenase; this encodes MSNLNIPFTVGATSRNPATDEVIAHYGFQTADEVERMLEDNAAAFRLWRATPMAVRVATYRRLSATLRDRSEALASVITSEMGKTLAAARAEVEKCAAAIDWIAEHGPAFLADEPAPVEGDEVHISYLPIGSILAVMPWNFPLWQVIRAAAPIMLSGNGFILKHAPNVMGSAFALQEAFEVAGFPIGLFVNLNADNETVARVIEDPRVAAVTLTGSMRAGAAVASTAGRALKKTLLELGGADAFIVLADANIDLAVKAAIEARFQNAGQVCLAAKRFIVERPIAEEFTRKFVAAVRQIIAGDPRDPASIIGPMARADLRDELHLQVERTIEAGATLLLGGRKVEGVGNYYEPTVIADVVPGMAAFDEETFGPVAAVTVADNVNHAIELANTSDYGLGGSLWTRDVARAQRIARRLETGGVFINGFSASNPRIPVGGVKKSGYGRELSHFGLREFTNAQAVWAKTVD
- a CDS encoding alkene reductase; amino-acid sequence: MKTASVSSVLNPVTIGNLQLKNRIVMAPMTRSRSDDAGVPPDYAADYYAQRAGAGLIITEATNISAQARGYPRTPGIWTEEQVAAWKRVTDAVHRREGKIFLQLWHTGRMSHPDMHNGGLPVAPSAIRPRGQIRVHDGMKDFVTPRELHAEEIPRIVEDYRHAAANAKLAGFDGVEIHSANNYLLEQFVRDSTNHRTDEYGGSIENRLRFPLAVTKAVIEVWGSERVGIRISPVTTSPGETPPDSDTTATFGAYVDALSELRLLYIHDIEGETQLSRETDRAVSFAALRSRFKGAYIANNQYTLSLAEETLAAGNADLFSIGRPFIANPDLVDRLRVGARLVEAPKQYWYGGDSTGYSDWPDMHRSAIEA
- a CDS encoding alpha/beta hydrolase: MKIMKNIRRIATAVAFSATGLAAQAAMASPVKNVVLVHGYFADGSGWQAVSEILTRDGYKVSVVQMPETSFKDDIAATKRIVDAQDGPTILVGHSYGGAVITEAGNDARVAGLVYVAAFQPEAGESLHSLTEKMPATTKAIKSTRDGHLYLEPSHFRADFAADVPEAETAFMASSQVMPAVESFTAPVTQPAWRARPSWAIVASADRTVNPNLERWMAKRANSAIVEVASSHAAYLSHPSDVAGVIERAATETGNR
- a CDS encoding ATP-binding protein, producing the protein MNHPIADSRSINPHAPVIQVGECELDLRVRALRRGGNVVSLGSRAFDVLATMALAEGRIVSKRELLEAAWPDTIVKENNIDVQLSAIRKALGTDRNLIQTVPGRGYQLAAAVPETPIMPSSQHGFGATPEPDCLPVRETLFGREAAIAEIRSMIDSTRVVTLVGAGGIGKTRIAMEIAHRLAAEQAVDVRLVEFVAHGTQSAVVRAFADVCDRPFTEVNPDLRSVASALASMRGVLVIDNAEHVVEHVAKLVGMISHANPQVRILITSRFRLRVPHEAVYRVGPLSLPYAADCRDAMLRSPSISLFLTRFFSNGVHADVSDERLRVVEEICRRLEGIPLALELAAGRASVLGLTGICEGLDEPLLYLAGGYRTAQPRHRTLRATFDWSFEMLDTAERIVFRRLSVFNRAFSLEAACTIVRDATLTNEAVMDCVGELVDKSLIEIQFEGSEVKYRLSAPARAYGREKLFAEGEISTISERHKLYLSERTPYKR